GGAGCCCACGCGCCCGTCGAGGCCGGCGTCGGCCTTGTCCCAGCCGAGTAGCGCCCCCAGCTTCCAGCGGATCGCGAAGAGCGTGCGGACCACGGGGGCGGAGAGCGCGGTTCCGTCGCTGTTCGTGAACTGTCGTACCAGGCGGTCGAGTTCCTCCGGGCCGCCCGTGACGGGCAGCTCCCACACGTCCTCGACCTGGAAGTCCCGGGCGACCTCGTGGATCCGCCATGGGCGGGAGGTGTGCGCGGTGCGGGGAAGTCTCATGGTCGTACCCCTGTTCCTCCGTCTGTCCCACCGTCTGGCCCACGTCTATACGGTGGCGTATAGATCAAGCGTAGACCCGTCTGTACGGGACCGTATAGTCGGGTCGGGAAGTGGCGAGGTGAGGAGGGACACACCATGGGCGCGATCCGTACACCACGGGGCCGGTGGATCGAGGAGGGCCTCCGCGCGCTCGCCGAGGGCGGTCCGGAGGCCGTACGGATCGAACCGCTGGCTCAGGCCCTCGGGGTCAGCAAGGGCGGCTTCTACGGGTACTTCGCCAACCGCGACGCCCTGCTCGCCGAGATGCTCGACACCTGGGAGCGCGAGGTCTCCGAAGCCGTCATCGAGCGGATCGAGAGCGGCGGGGGCGAGGGCCGCGCCAAACTCGGCCGGCTCTTCGACTTCGTCCAGGACGTCGCCGAAGGCCCGGTGACCGGCCTCGCCGTCGACCTCGCCGTCCGCGACTGGGCCCGGCGCGACGAGGCCGTCGCCGCACGCCTCCGCCGCACCGACAACCGGCGCATGGAGTACCTGCGGTCGCTCTTCCGGGACTTCTGCGCCGACGAGGACGACGTCGAAGTCCGCTGCCTGCTCGTCTTCTCGCTGCGCGTGGCCGACCACTTCATCGCGGTCGACCACGGCGGGCGCACGCGGGCGGAGATGGCGGAACTGACGAGGGACTGGCTGCTCAGATAGGCGCGGCGGCGCTCTCGCGCCGCGGCTCAGGCCTCGCCGGACACATGCCGGGCGCCCCGCCAGGCGTACAGGGCCGTACCGGCCGCGAGGCAGAGGGCGGCGACCGCCCAGGCCCCGTCCTCCGGGCCGGGTCGTGTCGCCCAGCCCCACCAGACCGCGCCGCCGCCCGCGTCCGAGGGGGCCGCGAGATAGACGACGCCCACGTAGAAGGTGGGCGGCAGCCAGCTCAGCCGGGCCCCGACGAGGGTGGCGGCAGCCGCCGTCACGCCCACCAGGCCCAGGGTGTTGCGCACGGCGGCGGGCGCGCCGAACGCCTCCGCGTGGCCCGGCACCGCGAGGGCCAGCAGGGCCACGGCGAGCGCGGTCGGGGCGAGGAGATGGGCGAGGCGCCGGGGCCACCAGGGTCGTACCGCCGTACGGTCCAGCTCGTCGCTCGGCGTGTGCAGACTGGTGCCGATCGCGCCCGCCGCCAGCAGGGGGCCGAGGATGACGACCGGCAGCCGTGCCGTGTGGTCGAAGTCCGGCAGCGACACCAGCCACCGGGCCGCCCAGGCGGCGGCCGCCGCCGTGCCGAGCAGGGCGGCCAGCGCGCCGGGCAGGCCGCGGGAGCGCAGGTAGAGCCTCCGGGCAGACGGTTTCACGGGATCGGCACCTCGTCCGGGTGGCAGGTGTTCGCGGCCAGGAAACGGGTGAGGTAATCGCGCTGCTCGGCCGGTGACTTGGCTTGCAGCCGGTCGATATAGGGCTGTGCCGCCGTGGTGTCGGGGCCGTAGTCGTCCGGTGTCGGCGCCAGCCACTCGATGACGGCGAGCTGGACGGTGCTCGCCCGCTCGGCGTTCGGGCCCAGGCCGTCGCCGGGTCGGCAGGAGTCCGAGAACAGCCAGTTCACGGCCGAGTTCAGATAGAGATCGGGGCGCGTCAGCCGGTTGCGCACCGCGTCCTGCCGGGCGCTGGGCAGCTCGACGTCGCCGGGGAGGGCCGGTCCGCTCCCGCCGCCCACCCAGCGGACCGGGGCGCCGGGCACCCCTTCGAGGTGGGCGCTCAGAGGGGCGAGCGCCGCCGACACCTCGGGCAGCAGCCCCTCGTCCACGGCCGTCAGACACACCTGCGGAGTGCCCTCGTCGCAGACCTGCCGCGCCAGGGCCGGGTCCGGGCGCCACGGGCCCTCATCCGCCGGCAGCCGCAGGATCAGCGCGGCGGCGCCGACCGCGACCGCCAGCGGGATCAGGGCGAGCGGCCGGAGGCGGGCCGTGCGCAGCCCGTACGCGAGGAGTGCGGCGAGCGCGAGCCCCGCCGTCCACGCCATCGCCACCGGCCCGTACCACCAGACCGGCCGGTCCCAGAAGAACTGGTGCTCGCCGGCCGGACCGAGCCAGCGCACGGGGCCTTCCCGGTACGCGGCGAGGCCCAGCGCGACGTACCCGACGATCCCCAGGAGCGGGGCCGCCAACCTCCAGCGGACCACCCGGCCGACGAGATGGCCGAGCGTGCCGAGGGCGGCGACGGCGACTGCGTCGGCGGCGAGGAGTTCGAGGAAGGGGCGCCCGGCGGAGACGTACGGCCAGGTGGCGAGGGCGCAGACGGCGTCGGCGAGGAGCAGTCCGGCGGCGGGCCAGAGCGCGGACGGGGCGACCGCGACCAGGAGGCGGCGCAGCGGGGAACGGGAGACGGAATCCCACAGCTCCGTCGTCCCGCGCCGCCGGTCCCGGCCGCCCTGCCAGCAGCCGGCGGCGAGCGCGAGCGGGCCGCAGAGCAGACCGGCGACGACGTGCAGCAGGTTCGTCGCGTCGGCCCAGCGCCCCTGCCAGCCGAGCCCCTTGCCGTACATCGTGACCAGGACGGTGAGGAGGACGGCGGCGCCGGTCCACGGTCCGAGCCCACGGCGCAGCTCGGTGCGGAGCGGGGACACCGTACGGACGGACGCGGCGGGCTCCGTACGGGGCGGAGCGAGGGTGCCGGTCACC
Above is a genomic segment from Streptomyces sp. NBC_00094 containing:
- a CDS encoding TetR/AcrR family transcriptional regulator, with amino-acid sequence MGAIRTPRGRWIEEGLRALAEGGPEAVRIEPLAQALGVSKGGFYGYFANRDALLAEMLDTWEREVSEAVIERIESGGGEGRAKLGRLFDFVQDVAEGPVTGLAVDLAVRDWARRDEAVAARLRRTDNRRMEYLRSLFRDFCADEDDVEVRCLLVFSLRVADHFIAVDHGGRTRAEMAELTRDWLLR